GCAAGGTGAGCCACCGCGAGGACCAGGATGCCAAGATCATCGCCGAGGAAATCATGCCCCTGGAACAGGCGCGGGAACGTCTCGCCAAGCGCATTCGGCTTACGTTGGACGTGCGGGCCATCGACGAGGCACAGGTGGAAACGGTGTGCCAGCTCCTGGCAGCGAACAGCGGCGGATGTGCGGTCGTGCTGGAGCTGAAGAACGCCGGGAGCAACGACTTTCTGCTGCGCAGTGCCCGCTTCCGCGTACAGCCAAACTACAACCTGGTACAGGCGCTTCGTTCGCTCCTCGGGACGGAGAACGTATTGCTCGAAGGATAGAGGGAAGACGCCGTCCGATGGATCCGCTCAAGCGATTGTGGCAACAGGGACTGAGGATCGTACTTCACCCAGGAGACTTTTTTTCGGAACTGGCGGAAAAAGAGGAATTGGCGGGGGACGTACTTCGTCAGCACCTTGTTTACACGGCCTCGATTCCTGCTCTGGCCATCTTCGTCGGGGACGCCATTGTGGGGCAGGAGGGTGTCCTTCAGCCCGCCTTCCCGACTCTCTTGCGTGCGGCACTGTACTTCGTGTTGACTCTGGCGCACGTATACCTGGCCGCCGAGCTGCTGGTGTGGCTTGGTTCGTATTTCCGGCTCCTTCCGGATTTCAACAGGGCCTTCGCCTTACTGGCGTACTGCCTTACGCCTTCCTTTGTGGCCGGCGGATTTCAGGTCGTCCCAGCAT
The sequence above is drawn from the candidate division KSB1 bacterium genome and encodes:
- a CDS encoding YIP1 family protein produces the protein MDPLKRLWQQGLRIVLHPGDFFSELAEKEELAGDVLRQHLVYTASIPALAIFVGDAIVGQEGVLQPAFPTLLRAALYFVLTLAHVYLAAELLVWLGSYFRLLPDFNRAFALLAYCLTPSFVAGGFQVVPALRPFSLFALYSLYLAYTYAPRVFRVPPSDRGAFGLVVLLAVVGVWAALSMAFSLVA